AAACCGGACTGGCTTATATCGATACGTTGGATTCACTGATTGCTAGGGGAGTTATTAACCCGCCCAAGTATGAGGTACCTGCAATGACGGTTAACCGGACAGGCCATGAGCCCATCATTGACTACCTTGTTTCGTCGATTAAATAATAGGGTTCAGTAACAAGACGACACTTTACGGTGTCGCCTTGTTCGTATTACGCTAGTCTCAATAGTGCGGCGGCATCGCACTGCCTACCTCCTTACACGCTTTTATGTCATGATCTTCTTAGCCCGTAGGTTGATTCAGCGAAATGTTCCCCCCCGCACACCACTCATTTATCCTTAACCGATAAGACACTTCCGAGAGACATATGCTCATGAAGAAAATACTCTATTTCATCTTGTTGGCTCTCGCCGCGTACTTTTATCTCACCGATTCTACAACCTTCTCACCTGAAACGAGCAACAAAGCTGCTCTTTCAGTCAACGATGACCGCGCTTTAAGCAATGCACTCGACAACAAGCTGAGCAATATACAGGTTCGCGGTTCAGGTACTGTCAAAGCTATCTTGCGTGATGATAATAAAGGCAGTCGTCACCAGAAGTTCATCTTAGCCCTCGATAGTGGTCAGACTATCCTCATTGCACATAACATCGACCTATCTTCCCGAGTGGCCAAGCTCAATAAGGGCGACAGAGTCGAATTCTATGGCGAGTACGAATGGAATAATCGCGGTGGCGTTGTCCATTGGACACACCATGACCCCAAAGGGCGACACGCCAATGGCTGGCTCAAGCATAATGGCACAACCTATCGATAGCCCCTATCGAAACAGCCCTAACTACGATAAGCTCCAACGCCTATTGCTGGACAATGAGTCGTGCGTCTCACCCGCAGATTTAAACCAATCATGCTGAAACTGTGATCACCTGGTAACGGGGGCACTGCAGACGACGCTAACAATCAAAAAAGGTATCAGCATGCCCTATGAAAAGGTGGTCGTGACAGCATTTGGCGGGCCAGAAGTGTTACAGCTTAAGAGAGAGCTGCAACTGCCCGAACCAACAGAGCATGAATTGCGTATCAAAGTATTAGCCGCAGGCACCGGCTTCACTGACACCATTATCCGCGAAGGGCAATATGTCGACAATAAGGCTAAACCACCCTTCGTGATAGGCTACGATTGGTTTGGCGTCGTCGACAAGGTTGGCAGCAAAGTCACCCAGTTCCAGGTCGGCGACCACGTTGCAGACCTCTGCATGATTGGCGGCTACACTCAGTATTTAACCGTTGAGGCGAGTAGAGTGATTGCTGCGCCTGATGACCTAGACCCTGCAGAAGCTGTCGCCATGATACTCTCCTATGGCACCGCCTATCAGATGTTAAAACGCGTCAGCCCCCTGCCCTCTGGCAGCACTGCCCTTGTTCATGCCGCCGGCGGCGCCGTCGGCTCAGCGCTCTGTGAGCTGGGGCGGCTAATGGGGATAAAAGTGATAGGTACAGCATCGAAAGCCAAGCACCCCTTACTCGCAAAGTTCGGCGCCAAGCCGATCGATTACCGCAGCGAAGATTTCGTCGAGCGCGTGCAGCAACTCACCGATAAACAAGGCGTCGAGATTGTCTTCGACACCATCGGCGGCAAGAGCTGGGGGCGTTCATACCAATGTCTTAAGCGTGGCGGCACACTGATCGGCTTTGGTGCCTACCAACTTACCACTGGGGAGGAGAAGCTGCCCTCTCTACTATGGGGGTTCTTTAAGTTGTTAGCTGGCTGGAAGCTCTTGCCCGATGGTAAGAAGAGCTGTTTTTTTAATATTCAGAAACGACGTGAAAGCCACCAGGAAGAGTTTAAAGAAGACATCGGCGAACTGTTCGAGTGGCTAAGACAAGGCAAACTGCAACCCGTTATAGCCGAACGCAGGCCTCTAGCAGAAGCCGCAGAGGTACACCGGCAAATTGATAACGCTGAAATCATCGGCAAGACTGTACTCATTTGTCAGCCATAAACAATAGGCACTGCAGCTACTGATCACAACTATCATTTAGCACAACTATTTTTACCCCGACTATCATTTACCACGACTATCACTCGTCACAACGGCAGCTCATCACAGGCGAAGCGATTAACACCGCCTCGCCAGTGTCAACTCTCACCGAGTTTAAGCACGCTCTTTAATTAAGCAGCTAATCAACTCCCCTTCCTGCTTCACCCGCCCCTCGGCAAGCAACTGCTTCAGCCTCTCAGCCATTACTAGTCGCGCCTTTTCAGTCTTGCGCTGGAAACCAAGCAGTGTCAGCGCCTCGGTAACGGCTGCCTTTGCAGAGAGACTAAAGCCCACCTCAATCGCTAGTAACAACGCGGCCTCAAGCTCTTCAGGCGGGATATGCTCCAACTTACGCTGACGGCTTGTTAACGCCGAGCGGTCCCTCACCGCAACCTGCTTGTCGCCATTACAATAGATAAAGTTATTTTCTAAATAAAACAGCCCTTCAGCGTGCCCTATTGGCAGTGACGCTTCCAGATGAGGCACCACCCTTGGCCCCACGCGAACATAGCCGGCACTCTCAGACAGTCGATCAGCAACATCCTTAATATGCAAAGGGCCCTCTATTTCGACAATGCGTTGTACTGCCTTATTAATCACCGCCACATGCAATTTATGGATCTTTACTGCTCGAGCAATGCCAATGTCGCCGCTCGTCAGTGTGTAGGCTGGCACCAGCGCCTCACCTTCAACCTCTAACAGCCTTGCCACACGTGCCTGCTGACCGTTGGGGTCTCCGGCACTACGTAGTCGTTCTGCGGCACCGTCGTCGAGCTGATGATAATAGCTCACTGCCTCATCAATAGCCTCTTTGAGGCGATCAGTCTCACGCTTTGGGCTGCGGAACCAATCCGTGCTCCAGACCCGATGACAGCGCCAACCCAACCCTTCGAGCACGCTTTGCCGCAAGCGGTCACGGTCTCGAGCATTTTTAGCATGTCCATAATTGGCGCCGTCGGTCTCGACGGCCAAAAGGTAGCGGTCACTATGCTGAGGGTCTCGCACAGCGATATCAATAGAAAAGCCCGTTGTGCCGAGCTGCGCTTCGACTTCATAACCCAGTGATTGAATCACTTCCGTCACCTGGTTTTCAAAGGGGGTCTCGTGTTGTACCACAGGTTCGCACTCGTTCACTAAGTCACCGCTTTCGGCATAGTGAATAAAACTCTTTAACGCTCGAACACCAAACGGGCTGTCGTCGACGTCACCGAGTTGCTCCGCGGTAAAGTTACAGAACACCTCCATCGCGAGCCGTGCACGAGTAATTAAAACGTTGAGGCGGCGCTCACCGCCATCGAGATTGATAGGGCCGAAACTCTTACTCACACCACCATCAATTGTGCGGCCATAACCGATACTGACAAAAATAGTATCTCGCTCATCACCCTGGACATTCTCCAAGTTTTTAACAAAGAAGCCTTCCAATCTTTCCTCATTAAAAAAGTCTTCGCAGTCGGGGTTTTCACGGCGTAAGTGCTCCAACTCTTCCAGAATACAGTCACGTTGCGCCGTCGAGAAGGCAACAACACCAAGGCTTAACTGCGGTGTTGTCTGCGCAAAGTCTAACACCGCCTCAGCCACCACCTTCGCTTCCAATGGGTTGGTTCGCGAAGCGCCTCGATCATAGATTGCCTCAGGAATATGCTGAAAAGATAGACCTTTAGCTTGTGCGTTCACCCCTGGGCTAGGGAAGATCATCAGCTTGCCGTCATAGAACTCATGATTAGACACGGTAATCAGCGAATCGTGTCGGCTGCGATAATGCCAACGCAACATCGTCTCGGGTGCCCCCTTAGAGATGAACATATTCAAGATACTTTCTATGTCGGCAGTCTGACTGCGCTCCGCCTCCTCATCTTCAAGCTCCAAGCTCTGGCTGAAAAAGTCTGTAGGAGGCATCTGCCGAGTATCACCGACCACCACGACCTGCTTAGCCCGAAGAATAGGGCCGATAGCATCGACCACTTTAATCTGGCTAGCTTCATCAAAAATCAACAAGTCAAAATCAATCGCCCCTTGCTCTAGGTAGGTTGCCACCGACATTGGACTCATCATGAAAACTGGCTTTATCTGTTGAACGGCCCGCCCCGCTTGTTTTAATAGGCGCCGCAGCGGCATATGGCGTCGCTTCTTGCTCATTTCATGGCGAATGATGCCCGCCTCTCCTGCAGCACTCGCATGCGGCAGGTTTTCATGCAGTCGCTCAACTAACGCCTCTTGCGCATGCAGAAACAACTCGCCATCAAGTGTCTTAAACTCGTCAATTATGTTCTCGTGATTCAAGCGATCGAAATGCTTAATCGATACACTATGACTGTAGGCCTCATGAAGTAGGCCTTCATACCAGGTCTTTTTCAGCGTCGTTAATAATAAATGTGGCGGGCCCTGCCAATGAAAAGCGAGCTTCTCGATCGCTGTTAGCTTTTTACTGCGTAAGATGCGGGCCAGGCAGTTGTAGCGTGTCATCTGATACAGCGAGTCAACTTGCTCTCGCCATGCAACACAGCGTTGTTGCAATACACCGAACTCCTCGGTGAGTAACACGTTTTCATCCTCTAAACGTGTAATCTTCAACTGCTGTGCCAAGCTCTCCATACCGTCGCGCATGGCTGTGACAGCCTCGACCATGCAGGCCAACTGTTGCTGCCCCTTCGCGAGACTATCGCCATCTTGCAAAAAGCGTAACGCTCCAGATGACAACGCATCAGGCCCTGGCTGTCGATAGAAAACAATTAACCACTCTGCTAGCTCTTGCAGCTCCACCCAATCACTGTCTAAACCACGCCAACGCGATCCAAACAAACGCTCACCGAGTGATGCCTGACCTTCAAAACGCTCATTCAGCGACTGTACTTTCAACACATCATCTAATAAAGCCAAGCAATCGTCGCTGGATTCAGGTAGGTCAATAAGCAACAACCCCTTAAGGCAGGCTTCAGCACGCCTATAGGCCCCCGAAAACGAGCGCCACCAATGCTCTCCGGTGGTTGCAAAAGCCTGCCTGGCAGCCAACAGGTCCGCGGACCAAGCCTGATCAATCAGAACCCCAGAACGGCTATTTTTGATCACACTGATTTCTGTCGCAGTAGCAATCAGTTGGTTAATTTGCTCTTCGCTGTCACGCCACTCAGCTGCCTCTAAGTTCAAGCCAGCCAAACGGGGTGCACTCAACAACCGCTCTACCGCCGCACATAAACCGACAATGGCATTAACCGTTGTCGGTGCCGGCAACCCCACCTGCTTTGCAAGCACACGACTCTGCTGCTGACTATCTGCCAATAAAATGTCGCACTGCGCTAACGTTTCTAACAACTGAGATTGTGCTGCAGGAGAGAAATCTTCAAGCTTCGACTGAGAGAACGGATGACTACTCGGCACGCCCATCTCACTTAAGTGCGACACCAGCGGCCGCACCAATGTACATGCACGATCAAAGTCTTCGCTATCCCACTCACGCATCAACTCAAAGTCTAACACGGGTAAATTATGCCCTGATGACTCCTTGCTTAGCTGTAAGTCATAGCCTAGCGCATCGATATAACTCATACCGCTATTAAGGATGGGCGCATTCACTTCACGACAATAACGATCTAACTTGTGCTGCAACAGGCGATGCCTAGCCTTGTCAGCGGCACAGTCTTCTACCTTAGGTACACCGAGTTCTAAGGTTCTGCGTAATTCTGACAGCACTGACTTCTTATTGCTCTTGTGGCTGTGCAACTCAAGCACTGCCTCACCAAGCTGACAATCATCGAGCCGGCTTTTTACCACCTCTAATGCCGCCATTTTCTCCGCGACAAATAGTACACTCTTACCATCGGCGATCGACTGAGAAATAATGTTAGTAATCGTCTGTGATTTACCCGTGCCGGGTGGCCCCTGGATCACCAGGCTTTCGCCATTCCTCACCGCAAGTATTGCCGAGGTCTGGCTAGAGTCTGCATCTTTTACAAAGCTGAGCCCCGTTAGATCAAGCGCTTTCTTCGGCTCAACAGGCAGATCATCGCTATCACTGGCCTTGAAACCCTCTCCTAGTAGCCGCTGCAATACCGGATGCTGGTCTGGCTGACAGTATGATGGCCAACTATCGGGGGCGAGATCCTGGTACATCTGAAACTTACCAAAAGAAAACAACCCTAGCGCAACATGGTTTCTGCTCACTTGCCAACGTGGCTGAGCAGCAACCGCAGCTTCTACTGCAGCGAAGTATTCTTCTGGTGTCAATTCCTCGGCAAACTCTGGTAGCTCAATCTTAAGCTCCATTTTCAACTTAGCCGCAAGTGTTAGGTTCGGCCCAAGATCTGCTTGAGTGTAATGGAGCTTAAAACGTTCCTTAGCGGAACCTCGTTGTAATTTAACGGGGACCAGTATGAGCGGCGCTTGACGGGCCTTGTCCGGATGACCGTCTTCGTACCAAGTCAGAAAACCTAGTGCCAGATAGAGGATATCGACACCCTGTTCCTGATAAAAGCTATTCGCCTCGGTACTAATTTTCAGTAACCGCTTATCGAGAAGGCTCGCTGCTAACTTGGTCTGCAAGTGGCAGTCGATATGCCGCTCAGGACCACTCAGTAGCTGCAACTGGTCTTCCAATGGCTCTGAACTGGCGAGTTCAGAATCAGCATTCAATAATTTAGCAGGAAGAGGAATAAAGGACATAGCCTGCTGCTGCTCGACAAGGCGCTCGAAAATCACATCAGATCGCTCATCGACCACCGATAAGGTTTTAGCTGTCGCACGAAAGTGCAGTAGAGTATTGCCGCGGATACCCATATCGAGCAATTCCATGCGACTGATATCCAACTGTTTTTTTATCGACCCCATTGAGAAACTCCCACGCTATCCAGCTTTCATCCTACTAAGCATACTGTCAAAAAATAAAGCACACATTGTGACTATACACTGATTTCAAGCGCTATTTTTCTTATTTATCCAAACTCAATCAAGCTGTTGGGAGTTTGTCATCGTTGCTGGGCGATCGGCAGGCTACAAGTGATAACAGCGTCTCATAGCCACCGAGAAGGCTCGGGCCGCAATAGCTCACGCAGCAAAGCCATTCATTCTAGAACGGGATATCGTCATCAAAACTATTGGCTGTTTTGCTAGAGACGTCAGCGGGAACGTCATCATAAGTTGGTGCAGTCGCCGATTGATCATAGGAATAGTTATCACTACTATCCGCAGTTGTAGCACTTGCGGCGGCAACTTTCCATGCCTGAAGACTGGTAAAACACTTCTCACCCTTACCATTACCTGCCCAAAGGCGACCCGATAAATTAAAGTGAGTGACGATTTCATCGCCGATTTGATAAGCATCCATTAGTGCACACTTATCCTTAATCAGTTCCAGCGCAACATAGTTAGGGTAACTAGTATTCTCTCCCTCGCCGGTCAGCTTAATCACGAACTCACGCTTGGTAAAACCGTTATTCCCGTACTCCGTTGTATCACCGATAGAGTGGATTTCACCCTGTACCTCAAAACTCTTGGACATCTAATAACCCTTTATCTAATAAACTCTTGTCTAATAACGCACTACTTTAAGTATATCCACTCACTGCTCCCACTAAATTAAGTAGGACCTACCACAGCTACAAGTACTCAATGCGGCCATTCAATCAGCCAGCTAATATATCACTTTCCTTACTGTACTGCGCGTCACTCAAGGCGTGAACCGTATCAAGGCAATCGAAAGCCGCGCTCTAAACAAAAATAGCTCCCGATAATCCATTATTATCGAGAGCCACCCTCCTCACAACTAAGTTAGACATCTTGCCCCACTAGAGACCCTTAGAACGATCCTTGACCTCAAAGCCGCTCTCCATAACGATGATCTTCGGTTTAGTAAGCCCCTCCAAGGCTTTCTTAATGTCAATCTTCTCTACCGACTGCGTGATATAAGTCTTGTAGTAGTAGACTACATTTTTTGTGTCAGCCACCGATGTCCAGACTGTATAGTCAGTAAACACCCCATCGGCCCCCTGCTCACGTATCGAGCCCTTCGGTATATCGAAGGTATTGAGAAGGTGAAATGCGGTGAAGACGGTATCAGCCGCGCCCTTGGTTGGTAACACAGTATTCGCGAAAGCTACCGCGCGCACAAAACGAGAGGGAGAGGAGTGATCACCTGGCAGACCAACAAGACCAGTACCCTCACCAAAGGGCTTGAGCTTCTGGGTGCCGACCGTGATGGTCTCACGATTATCTGACATCAAGCCAATATAGTTATTCAGATTGGTGAGGTGCCAATCGTAGGTCGGGTTATTTGCCACCACATTAACAGTGTTATCAAAGATACGTAGACCACTGGCCGTATATTCGATAACAATCGACTTACCGCTGGCGTCGGTAACCGCATAGTGTAGTGGGGCGAAGCTCTTAATCGCATCGATATAAGTCCCGACCACATGAACGGAAGAGAGCGCAGTCTTCACCTCTTCAACTGTTGCAAAATTACCGAGCAACCAGTTACCCAACTCCTCGCTGGAGATGGCTTTGCTCTGATTAGCCTCAGTCAATTCCTCATAGACTGCAAGGTGATTAAAATAGAAGGCGCCAAAATAAAGCCCTTTCTCATTCATACCATCCACAATGATTGGCTTGCCTAGCGCTGTCGCCCCTGCAAAGCCATACTTATTGTTATAGCTAAAGCCTTTCTTATCCTCATTTGAAGTCAAGGTATCGATAGCTGTATTAGCTGGAACGACGGCAATATTGGATTTAATATCAAAGCCAAACTCCATTGTCCGAGCAGGTACTGTTGTACCATCCTTAGCATGAAGTACGATGCCCGTACACGCCATTGCCGCTGGCATCATGCTTTGCAGAAGAAAAACAACAGCGATCGATTTCGCCCAAAAGGTTTTACTCATTTCCTTTCCCTTTCATTAATTAGCCTTGACCATTAAGCATAGCGTGTTTCCCCACCGCTACTAATAGCTAGGTATACCATTGATATGTACAATTATTAGCGCGTTTTAGCATTGAAATATCAGCGAGATAAACTCACAATAGACTAAGTCAAAGGTGTGATTTGATCTCCCCCACTCTCAACACCATAGCAACTACGATTCACCGTCTATACTTAAGACCTCGATTAAAACGGATTTAATCGACAAAGAGTGCGCGACATCAGACTTTAGCGCACAGCAGCCGATAAGAATGAGCTAGCCTTTCGGCTCAACATCATATTCAATATCACGTACAACAAGGATGGCTCATGCAAGGAATGCAATCCACAGAACAAATCATCAGTAAAGAAACATTAGTAGACCCTAGTGACGAGCTGTTCGTCGGGCTAAACCGCCCAAACAAACGTATTGATCAAAAGTTTCACTACAACGAATACGGGTCCGCCCTATTTGGAAAGATTACCGCCCTGCCCGAATATTATCTGACTCGCACGGAGTCCCTATTATTACAACGACACAGTGAGGAGATTGCTCAATACATGGGGGCGGGGCAAATGCTTATTGAGCACGGCGCAGGTAATTGCGGCAAGGTCCGCCATTTGTTGGCCCCCCTACAACCTCAATGTTATGTTCCCATCGATATTTCGGCTGAGTTCTTATTCCAATCTGCCTGCCACTTACAGCAAGACTTCTCAGAGCTCTACATTCATCCGATAGCTGGCGACATTACGACCAGCAGTCAACTACCTGAGCACTATCGAAAACTCAAAAAATGCGTCCTTTACCTGGGGTCGAGCATTGCTAATTATCCCCCTGAGCAAGCCATCACAATCCTTCGTCAAATTCATCAACTCATCGCACCTAGCGGCGGCCTACTGATTGGTGTTGATCTACAAAAGGATACATCGATATTACAGCAAGCCTACAACGACGAGCAGGGGCTCGTAGCCGACTTCAACCTCAACGCCCTCCAGCACGCGAATGAGCTTCTAGATGGTAACTTTGACCAGGACTTATTCGATCATGTGGCCTTCTATAATGAAGACAAGCAACGCATAGAGATGCACTTACAAAGCAGCGTAGATCACGAAGTAGAGCTGCTAGGGCAGACGATACCCATTCGGGCCGGTGAGCGCATTCAAACATTGCAATCTTATAAGTACACCGTCGAAAGCTTCGCCGCACTTGCTCAACAAGCCGGCCTAATACCGGTCAAACAGTGGATCGATGAACAACAACTCTATAGCCTGCAATACTTTTCTAGCCCTCAGTCACCAGAGAGCACTCGATAGGTTTGTTATCGGTTCGCACTGACTAACTGTAGATGAGAATCGTCGAGGGGATAGATAAAAATGGTTTGGCACTAGAGCTAACAACACAGATGTTGCCGGAGAAAACTTACAGAGGTGGGAACAAAGCCCAAAATAATTCACGACGGCCTGCATCGCAGCCGTCGTAACTTATCAACCCGATCGATGACCGGATCGTCAAAACGAAAGCTCAGGTGTTAAACGGGGTTAACGTTTTCTGCCTGAGGGCCTTTCTGACCATCAGTCACGATGAACTCTACCTTTTGACCTTCTGCTAAGGTCTTAAAACCTGAGCCCTGGATAGAACTAAAATGAACGAAAACGTCTGGACCGGACTCTTGCTCAATAAAACCAAAGCCT
Above is a window of Sinobacterium caligoides DNA encoding:
- a CDS encoding linear amide C-N hydrolase; the protein is MSKTFWAKSIAVVFLLQSMMPAAMACTGIVLHAKDGTTVPARTMEFGFDIKSNIAVVPANTAIDTLTSNEDKKGFSYNNKYGFAGATALGKPIIVDGMNEKGLYFGAFYFNHLAVYEELTEANQSKAISSEELGNWLLGNFATVEEVKTALSSVHVVGTYIDAIKSFAPLHYAVTDASGKSIVIEYTASGLRIFDNTVNVVANNPTYDWHLTNLNNYIGLMSDNRETITVGTQKLKPFGEGTGLVGLPGDHSSPSRFVRAVAFANTVLPTKGAADTVFTAFHLLNTFDIPKGSIREQGADGVFTDYTVWTSVADTKNVVYYYKTYITQSVEKIDIKKALEGLTKPKIIVMESGFEVKDRSKGL
- the egtD gene encoding L-histidine N(alpha)-methyltransferase; this encodes MQGMQSTEQIISKETLVDPSDELFVGLNRPNKRIDQKFHYNEYGSALFGKITALPEYYLTRTESLLLQRHSEEIAQYMGAGQMLIEHGAGNCGKVRHLLAPLQPQCYVPIDISAEFLFQSACHLQQDFSELYIHPIAGDITTSSQLPEHYRKLKKCVLYLGSSIANYPPEQAITILRQIHQLIAPSGGLLIGVDLQKDTSILQQAYNDEQGLVADFNLNALQHANELLDGNFDQDLFDHVAFYNEDKQRIEMHLQSSVDHEVELLGQTIPIRAGERIQTLQSYKYTVESFAALAQQAGLIPVKQWIDEQQLYSLQYFSSPQSPESTR
- a CDS encoding medium chain dehydrogenase/reductase family protein, producing MPYEKVVVTAFGGPEVLQLKRELQLPEPTEHELRIKVLAAGTGFTDTIIREGQYVDNKAKPPFVIGYDWFGVVDKVGSKVTQFQVGDHVADLCMIGGYTQYLTVEASRVIAAPDDLDPAEAVAMILSYGTAYQMLKRVSPLPSGSTALVHAAGGAVGSALCELGRLMGIKVIGTASKAKHPLLAKFGAKPIDYRSEDFVERVQQLTDKQGVEIVFDTIGGKSWGRSYQCLKRGGTLIGFGAYQLTTGEEKLPSLLWGFFKLLAGWKLLPDGKKSCFFNIQKRRESHQEEFKEDIGELFEWLRQGKLQPVIAERRPLAEAAEVHRQIDNAEIIGKTVLICQP
- a CDS encoding DUF3127 domain-containing protein — encoded protein: MSKSFEVQGEIHSIGDTTEYGNNGFTKREFVIKLTGEGENTSYPNYVALELIKDKCALMDAYQIGDEIVTHFNLSGRLWAGNGKGEKCFTSLQAWKVAAASATTADSSDNYSYDQSATAPTYDDVPADVSSKTANSFDDDIPF
- a CDS encoding cold-shock protein → MSNTSTGTVKWFNESKGFGFIEQESGPDVFVHFSSIQGSGFKTLAEGQKVEFIVTDGQKGPQAENVNPV
- a CDS encoding DUF3320 domain-containing protein; translation: MGSIKKQLDISRMELLDMGIRGNTLLHFRATAKTLSVVDERSDVIFERLVEQQQAMSFIPLPAKLLNADSELASSEPLEDQLQLLSGPERHIDCHLQTKLAASLLDKRLLKISTEANSFYQEQGVDILYLALGFLTWYEDGHPDKARQAPLILVPVKLQRGSAKERFKLHYTQADLGPNLTLAAKLKMELKIELPEFAEELTPEEYFAAVEAAVAAQPRWQVSRNHVALGLFSFGKFQMYQDLAPDSWPSYCQPDQHPVLQRLLGEGFKASDSDDLPVEPKKALDLTGLSFVKDADSSQTSAILAVRNGESLVIQGPPGTGKSQTITNIISQSIADGKSVLFVAEKMAALEVVKSRLDDCQLGEAVLELHSHKSNKKSVLSELRRTLELGVPKVEDCAADKARHRLLQHKLDRYCREVNAPILNSGMSYIDALGYDLQLSKESSGHNLPVLDFELMREWDSEDFDRACTLVRPLVSHLSEMGVPSSHPFSQSKLEDFSPAAQSQLLETLAQCDILLADSQQQSRVLAKQVGLPAPTTVNAIVGLCAAVERLLSAPRLAGLNLEAAEWRDSEEQINQLIATATEISVIKNSRSGVLIDQAWSADLLAARQAFATTGEHWWRSFSGAYRRAEACLKGLLLIDLPESSDDCLALLDDVLKVQSLNERFEGQASLGERLFGSRWRGLDSDWVELQELAEWLIVFYRQPGPDALSSGALRFLQDGDSLAKGQQQLACMVEAVTAMRDGMESLAQQLKITRLEDENVLLTEEFGVLQQRCVAWREQVDSLYQMTRYNCLARILRSKKLTAIEKLAFHWQGPPHLLLTTLKKTWYEGLLHEAYSHSVSIKHFDRLNHENIIDEFKTLDGELFLHAQEALVERLHENLPHASAAGEAGIIRHEMSKKRRHMPLRRLLKQAGRAVQQIKPVFMMSPMSVATYLEQGAIDFDLLIFDEASQIKVVDAIGPILRAKQVVVVGDTRQMPPTDFFSQSLELEDEEAERSQTADIESILNMFISKGAPETMLRWHYRSRHDSLITVSNHEFYDGKLMIFPSPGVNAQAKGLSFQHIPEAIYDRGASRTNPLEAKVVAEAVLDFAQTTPQLSLGVVAFSTAQRDCILEELEHLRRENPDCEDFFNEERLEGFFVKNLENVQGDERDTIFVSIGYGRTIDGGVSKSFGPINLDGGERRLNVLITRARLAMEVFCNFTAEQLGDVDDSPFGVRALKSFIHYAESGDLVNECEPVVQHETPFENQVTEVIQSLGYEVEAQLGTTGFSIDIAVRDPQHSDRYLLAVETDGANYGHAKNARDRDRLRQSVLEGLGWRCHRVWSTDWFRSPKRETDRLKEAIDEAVSYYHQLDDGAAERLRSAGDPNGQQARVARLLEVEGEALVPAYTLTSGDIGIARAVKIHKLHVAVINKAVQRIVEIEGPLHIKDVADRLSESAGYVRVGPRVVPHLEASLPIGHAEGLFYLENNFIYCNGDKQVAVRDRSALTSRQRKLEHIPPEELEAALLLAIEVGFSLSAKAAVTEALTLLGFQRKTEKARLVMAERLKQLLAEGRVKQEGELISCLIKERA
- a CDS encoding DUF3465 domain-containing protein; protein product: MKKILYFILLALAAYFYLTDSTTFSPETSNKAALSVNDDRALSNALDNKLSNIQVRGSGTVKAILRDDNKGSRHQKFILALDSGQTILIAHNIDLSSRVAKLNKGDRVEFYGEYEWNNRGGVVHWTHHDPKGRHANGWLKHNGTTYR